The following are from one region of the Populus trichocarpa isolate Nisqually-1 chromosome 8, P.trichocarpa_v4.1, whole genome shotgun sequence genome:
- the LOC7473265 gene encoding nucleoside hydrolase 3 isoform X6, with protein sequence MGNATAGGCRYRQAIPVGLGGRLDIDSNYGIRKAFLPQGSRKYSPLQQPTAQQVLIEKVSAGPITIFIIGAHTNIGIFLMKNPHLKKNIQHIYVMGGGVRSKNPTGCCPNNASSSCQPRQCGNPGNLFTDYTSNPYGEFNIFGDPFAAYQVFHSGIPVTLVPLDATNTIPINENFFEAFEQNQHTYEAQYCFQSLKMARDTWFDDQFYTSYFMWDSFTSGVAVSIMRTLHNQNGENEFAEMEYMNITVVTSNEPYGINDGSNPFFNDRKVPKFNLVKGGVHSGHVQTGLRDPFCIVQNGKGRCKDGYTEEVTSSDAVRVLVATRAKPNPDSNSILDRAYFKSFLDVLNHPHQTGRFNFTTQFPHYKKVFYKPDFGTKRLGKPVVFDMDMSAGDFLALFYLLKVPVERINLKAIIVTPVGWANAATIDIVYDLLHMMGRDDIPVGLGEVFAMNQSDPVFSAVGDCKYLKAIPHGSGGLLDSDTLYGLARDLPRSPRRYTAENSVKYGAPRDTDHPELRQPLALEIWDSIVRTLDPGSKITILTNGPLTSLAKIIQNENNTSSVIQDVYVVGGHISHSDTDKGNVLTIDSNEYTELNMFLDPLAAKTVFESSLDITLIPLGVQRRVSSFPKILRSLRSKTKRTPEELFVRRLLSRLYRLKETHHRYHHMDTFLGEILGAVVLAGDHSKLEPIWLAKPITILAEGDESKDGQVVIDEKQGKFVKILESVEPEAHYDLFAKQLTVKKQSAVVGSFGEQRRIWGAPPN encoded by the exons ATg GGAAATGCAACTGCAGGAGGTTGTAGATACAGACAAGCTATTCCTGTTGGTCTAGGAGGACGGCTAGATATTGATTCTAATTATGGCATAAGGAAAGCATTCCTGCCTCAG GGCAGCAGGAAGTATTCTCCTCTTCAACAGCCTACTGCCCAGCAAGTGCTGATTGAGAAAGTATCTGCAGGTCCTATTACCATTTTCATAATAGGAGCTCATACAAATATTGGGATTTTTCTTATGAAGAATCCACATCTCAAGAAGAATATCCAGCATATATATGTAATGGGCGGTGGTGTGAGGTCAAAAAATCCAACTGGTTGTTGCCCCAATAATGCAAGTTCATCATGCCAACCAAGACAGTGTGGTAACCCTGGTAATCTGTTCACTGACTACACTAGCAACCCTTATGGTGAATTCAATATCTTTGGTGATCCTTTTGCTGCATACCAG GTGTTTCATTCTGGAATTCCAGTCACCCTTGTGCCCCTTGATGCAACAAATACCATTCCAATAAATGAGAATTTCTTTGAGGCATTTGAGCAAAACCAGCACACATACGAGGCACAATACTGCTTTCAGTCCTTGAAAATGGCTCGTGACACTTGGTTTGACGACCAATTCTATACT AGCTATTTCATGTGGGACTCCTTCACGTCAGGTGTAGCAGTTTCTATCATGCGTACTTTGCATAACCAAAATGGAGAAAATGAATTTGCAGAAATGGAGTATATGAACATAACTGTGGTGACTTCAAATGAACCTTATGGGATAAATGACGGCTCGAATCCATTCTTTAATGACCGTAAAGTTCCAAAGTTTAATCTAGTGAAAGGAGGAGTGCACAGTGGTCATGTTCAGACTGGTCTTCGAGATCCATTTTGCATTGTGCAAAATGGGAAAGGGAGATGCAAG GACGGCTACACGGAGGAGGTAACCAGTTCAGATGCAGTACGTGTTCTTGTTGCTACAAGAGCAAAGCCTAATCCGGACAGTAATAGCATCCTTGACAGAGCATACTTCAAGAGCTTTTTGGAT GTTCTTAACCATCCTCATCAGACTGGAAGGTTCAATTTTACTACACAATTTCCTCATTACAAGAAAGTTTTCTACAAACCAGACTTCGGAACCAAAAGACTAGGGAAACCTGTTGTCTTCGATATGGATATGAGCGCAGGGGATTTTCTGGCTTTATTCTATCTCCTTAAAGTGCCAGTAGAAAGAATCAACCTCAAG GCGATAATTGTAACTCCAGTAGGCTGGGCAAATGCTGCAACAATCGATATTGTTTACGATTTATTGCACATGATGGGTCGCGATGACATTCCAGTTGGTCTAGGAGAGGTATTTGCAATGAACCAGTCTGATCCTGTTTTCTCTGCGGTTGGAGACTGCAAGTACCTTAAGGCCATCCCTCACGGGAGTGGTGGACTTTTAGACTCGGACACTCTCTATGGGCTTGCTCGTGATTTACCGCGAAGCCCTAGAAG gTATACTGCAGAAAACTCTGTAAAATATGGAGCTCCTCGCGACACAGATCACCCTGAGCTCAGGCAGCCTCTAGCACTGGAAATCTGGGATTCCATTGTAAGAACATTGGATCCAGGATCCAAGATTACCATATTGACCAATGGCCCCTTGACCAGTTTAGCCAAGATAATACAGAATGAGAATAACACAAGCTCTGTGATTCAG GATGTTTATGTTGTTGGAGGACATATCAGCCATAGTGATACAGACAAAGGAAATGTTTTGACTATTGATAGTAATGAGTATACAGAACTAAATATGTTTCTTGATCCCTTGGCTGCTAAGACAGTTTTCGAGTCATCACTTGACATTACGCTCATTCCACTCGGCGTCCAACGTAGAGTCAGTTCCTTTCCTAAGATCCTAAGAAGTTTACGCAGCAAGACGAAAAGAACACCTGAGGAATTGTTTGTGCGGCGTTTGCTATCAAGGCTTTACCGCCTGAAAGAAACTCATCACAGATATCATCACATG GATACATTCTTGGGCGAAATCCTTGGTGCAGTCGTCTTAGCTGGGGATCATTCCAAGCTTGAGCCAATCTGGCTAGCCAAACCTATCACGATCCTTGCTGAAGGTGATGAATCGAAAGATGGACAAGTTGTGATTGatgaaaaacaaggaaaatttgtCAAGATATTGGAGAGTGTAGAGCCTGAGGCACATTATGATCTTTTCGCAAAGCAACTCACCGTTAAGAAGCAATCTGCTGTCGTTGGAAGCTTTGGTGAACAGAGAAGAATTTGGGGTGCGCCACCAAATTGA
- the LOC7473265 gene encoding nucleoside hydrolase 3 isoform X4 translates to MMGRDDLSVGMGGEGGIKEDGHILPDVGGYLPIVEQGNATAGGCRYRQAIPVGLGGRLDIDSNYGIRKAFLPQGSRKYSPLQQPTAQQVLIEKVSAGPITIFIIGAHTNIGIFLMKNPHLKKNIQHIYVMGGGVRSKNPTGCCPNNASSSCQPRQCGNPGNLFTDYTSNPYGEFNIFGDPFAAYQVFHSGIPVTLVPLDATNTIPINENFFEAFEQNQHTYEAQYCFQSLKMARDTWFDDQFYTSYFMWDSFTSGVAVSIMRTLHNQNGENEFAEMEYMNITVVTSNEPYGINDGSNPFFNDRKVPKFNLVKGGVHSGHVQTGLRDPFCIVQNGKGRCKDGYTEEVTSSDAVRVLVATRAKPNPDSNSILDRAYFKSFLDVLNHPHQTGRFNFTTQFPHYKKVFYKPDFGTKRLGKPVVFDMDMSAGDFLALFYLLKVPVERINLKAIIVTPVGWANAATIDIVYDLLHMMGRDDIPVGLGEVFAMNQSDPVFSAVGDCKYLKAIPHGSGGLLDSDTLYGLARDLPRSPRRYTAENSVKYGAPRDTDHPELRQPLALEIWDSIVRTLDPGSKITILTNGPLTSLAKIIQNENNTSSVIQDVYVVGGHISHSDTDKGNVLTIDSNEYTELNMFLDPLAAKTVFESSLDITLIPLGVQRRVSSFPKILRSLRSKTKRTPEELFVRRLLSRLYRLKETHHRYHHMDTFLGEILGAVVLAGDHSKLEPIWLAKPITILAEGDESKDGQVVIDEKQGKFVKILESVEPEAHYDLFAKQLTVKKQSAVVGSFGEQRRIWGAPPN, encoded by the exons ATGATGGGTCGTGACGATTTATCTGTTGGAATGGGAGGTGAGGGTGGAATAAAAGAAGATGGTCACATACTTCCGGATGTTGGTGGTTATCTTCCTATAGTTGAACAG GGAAATGCAACTGCAGGAGGTTGTAGATACAGACAAGCTATTCCTGTTGGTCTAGGAGGACGGCTAGATATTGATTCTAATTATGGCATAAGGAAAGCATTCCTGCCTCAG GGCAGCAGGAAGTATTCTCCTCTTCAACAGCCTACTGCCCAGCAAGTGCTGATTGAGAAAGTATCTGCAGGTCCTATTACCATTTTCATAATAGGAGCTCATACAAATATTGGGATTTTTCTTATGAAGAATCCACATCTCAAGAAGAATATCCAGCATATATATGTAATGGGCGGTGGTGTGAGGTCAAAAAATCCAACTGGTTGTTGCCCCAATAATGCAAGTTCATCATGCCAACCAAGACAGTGTGGTAACCCTGGTAATCTGTTCACTGACTACACTAGCAACCCTTATGGTGAATTCAATATCTTTGGTGATCCTTTTGCTGCATACCAG GTGTTTCATTCTGGAATTCCAGTCACCCTTGTGCCCCTTGATGCAACAAATACCATTCCAATAAATGAGAATTTCTTTGAGGCATTTGAGCAAAACCAGCACACATACGAGGCACAATACTGCTTTCAGTCCTTGAAAATGGCTCGTGACACTTGGTTTGACGACCAATTCTATACT AGCTATTTCATGTGGGACTCCTTCACGTCAGGTGTAGCAGTTTCTATCATGCGTACTTTGCATAACCAAAATGGAGAAAATGAATTTGCAGAAATGGAGTATATGAACATAACTGTGGTGACTTCAAATGAACCTTATGGGATAAATGACGGCTCGAATCCATTCTTTAATGACCGTAAAGTTCCAAAGTTTAATCTAGTGAAAGGAGGAGTGCACAGTGGTCATGTTCAGACTGGTCTTCGAGATCCATTTTGCATTGTGCAAAATGGGAAAGGGAGATGCAAG GACGGCTACACGGAGGAGGTAACCAGTTCAGATGCAGTACGTGTTCTTGTTGCTACAAGAGCAAAGCCTAATCCGGACAGTAATAGCATCCTTGACAGAGCATACTTCAAGAGCTTTTTGGAT GTTCTTAACCATCCTCATCAGACTGGAAGGTTCAATTTTACTACACAATTTCCTCATTACAAGAAAGTTTTCTACAAACCAGACTTCGGAACCAAAAGACTAGGGAAACCTGTTGTCTTCGATATGGATATGAGCGCAGGGGATTTTCTGGCTTTATTCTATCTCCTTAAAGTGCCAGTAGAAAGAATCAACCTCAAG GCGATAATTGTAACTCCAGTAGGCTGGGCAAATGCTGCAACAATCGATATTGTTTACGATTTATTGCACATGATGGGTCGCGATGACATTCCAGTTGGTCTAGGAGAGGTATTTGCAATGAACCAGTCTGATCCTGTTTTCTCTGCGGTTGGAGACTGCAAGTACCTTAAGGCCATCCCTCACGGGAGTGGTGGACTTTTAGACTCGGACACTCTCTATGGGCTTGCTCGTGATTTACCGCGAAGCCCTAGAAG gTATACTGCAGAAAACTCTGTAAAATATGGAGCTCCTCGCGACACAGATCACCCTGAGCTCAGGCAGCCTCTAGCACTGGAAATCTGGGATTCCATTGTAAGAACATTGGATCCAGGATCCAAGATTACCATATTGACCAATGGCCCCTTGACCAGTTTAGCCAAGATAATACAGAATGAGAATAACACAAGCTCTGTGATTCAG GATGTTTATGTTGTTGGAGGACATATCAGCCATAGTGATACAGACAAAGGAAATGTTTTGACTATTGATAGTAATGAGTATACAGAACTAAATATGTTTCTTGATCCCTTGGCTGCTAAGACAGTTTTCGAGTCATCACTTGACATTACGCTCATTCCACTCGGCGTCCAACGTAGAGTCAGTTCCTTTCCTAAGATCCTAAGAAGTTTACGCAGCAAGACGAAAAGAACACCTGAGGAATTGTTTGTGCGGCGTTTGCTATCAAGGCTTTACCGCCTGAAAGAAACTCATCACAGATATCATCACATG GATACATTCTTGGGCGAAATCCTTGGTGCAGTCGTCTTAGCTGGGGATCATTCCAAGCTTGAGCCAATCTGGCTAGCCAAACCTATCACGATCCTTGCTGAAGGTGATGAATCGAAAGATGGACAAGTTGTGATTGatgaaaaacaaggaaaatttgtCAAGATATTGGAGAGTGTAGAGCCTGAGGCACATTATGATCTTTTCGCAAAGCAACTCACCGTTAAGAAGCAATCTGCTGTCGTTGGAAGCTTTGGTGAACAGAGAAGAATTTGGGGTGCGCCACCAAATTGA